A region from the Verrucomicrobiota bacterium genome encodes:
- a CDS encoding TIM barrel protein, with product MTDISDPQEFTTSPIKENVLSRRRLLKLGATGTLGLLAGEASGNHHESASSAKTIASGRIHQSIMGWCFKDHYDVPTLAKHCKSIGLVAMEGVSAENYPMIKGLGMNISLVSGGHGFAKGPCNPEYQDLVVKGLTEAVDLAKEVGCKNVITFTGMRYDGMDDEAAKKRCIDTWKKVLPHAEKSGVTLVLEHLNSRDDTHPMKGHPGYFGDDVDFCIDLIKQVGSENFKLLFDIYHVSVMNGDIIRRIHRFKDYIAHYHTAGNPGRGEIDDTQEIQYRPILEAILETGYEGYIAHEFIPTWKDPIAGLKHAAELSYFA from the coding sequence ATGACAGACATATCCGATCCCCAGGAATTTACAACAAGTCCCATTAAAGAAAACGTTCTTTCGAGGCGTCGACTCTTGAAATTGGGAGCGACCGGAACTTTGGGCTTACTGGCTGGAGAGGCGAGCGGGAATCATCATGAATCAGCTTCCTCGGCTAAAACGATCGCGAGTGGGCGCATCCACCAATCCATCATGGGTTGGTGTTTCAAAGACCACTACGATGTCCCCACCCTGGCAAAGCATTGCAAGTCTATTGGGCTGGTAGCGATGGAGGGCGTCTCAGCAGAAAACTATCCCATGATCAAGGGACTTGGAATGAATATTTCCCTGGTGTCCGGAGGACATGGTTTTGCCAAAGGTCCCTGCAATCCCGAGTACCAAGATCTGGTGGTAAAAGGCCTTACCGAGGCGGTGGATCTTGCCAAGGAAGTCGGGTGTAAAAACGTGATCACTTTTACGGGCATGCGTTATGACGGGATGGACGATGAGGCAGCCAAAAAGCGTTGCATCGACACCTGGAAGAAAGTGCTACCGCACGCGGAGAAAAGCGGTGTCACTCTGGTGCTGGAGCATTTGAATTCACGCGACGACACGCACCCCATGAAGGGACACCCCGGTTACTTTGGCGATGACGTGGATTTCTGTATCGACCTGATTAAGCAGGTGGGTTCCGAGAATTTTAAACTCCTTTTTGATATCTATCATGTTTCTGTCATGAACGGTGACATCATCCGGCGGATTCATAGATTCAAAGATTACATAGCCCATTACCACACTGCAGGAAATCCTGGCCGCGGTGAAATCGATGACACTCAGGAGATTCAGTATCGACCGATTCTTGAGGCCATTCTCGAAACGGGTTACGAGGGCTACATCGCCCATGAGTTTATTCCAACCTGGAAAGACCCGATCGCCGGATTAAAGCATGCCGCGGAGTTGTCCTATTTCGCGTAA